From one Rhizobium lentis genomic stretch:
- a CDS encoding DNA cytosine methyltransferase, translated as MQNSVPLIVDSFAGGGGASTGIEMALGRSPDIAINHNADALALHAANHPETLHLSENIFKVDPLDYVAGQHVGLAWFSPDCKHFSKAKGGKPVERNIRDLAWVIVLWAERAKPDVIIMENVEEWKEWGPLIETDKGLMPCPDSRGQTFQKWCRAMKRAGYKLQHRELRACDYGAPTIRKRLFVIARRDGKPIVWPVPTHGAPTDPDVIAGRKLPWRTAAEIIDWSLPCPSIFDTSDEVMAKHGLRAIRPLADATMARVARGAKRYVLDAARPFIVNLTHGVRSEDLDRPFNTITGANRGEKAVISPSITRFNSGATGSSMDEPAPTVTANSYIKKPGGAAPLGVIAPSLSAFYGPGAGGQDRSASAEEPVRVVTTENRHAVVAPHLMTMRNSGKPFNGADEPTHTITAGGAGLSVVAPVLTYAKQGGANRSADEPHHTITASKKDQNSVILPSLMSLKGSDRRDSSVDEPHPTVLAGGGHSAVVSAFVAQHNNDSRRIGGVNPGRAADVPISTVTSTGAQQGIVSAFVSRQFGASVGHGADEPSATVTAGVNKSALVAPHLHAYYGSDQDTPENEPFHTLTTKPRFSHVEAAISAPPFTEDQHERAREVAAFLRSHGFWDEREFVTLTIGDAEFVIVDIGMRMLAPRELYSAQGFPTDYKIDADADGRPFPKNVQVSCVGNSVSPPVAAAIVAANCQHLVEYREAAE; from the coding sequence ATGCAGAACAGTGTGCCCTTGATCGTGGACAGCTTTGCCGGCGGCGGCGGTGCATCGACCGGCATCGAAATGGCCCTCGGCCGCTCTCCCGATATCGCCATCAACCACAACGCGGACGCGCTTGCACTTCATGCCGCAAATCACCCCGAGACGCTGCACCTGTCGGAGAATATCTTCAAGGTTGACCCGCTCGATTATGTCGCCGGCCAGCATGTCGGCCTGGCGTGGTTCTCTCCCGACTGCAAGCACTTCTCGAAGGCTAAGGGCGGCAAACCGGTCGAGCGCAACATTCGCGATCTCGCATGGGTGATCGTCCTTTGGGCGGAGCGCGCGAAGCCCGACGTCATCATCATGGAGAACGTCGAGGAGTGGAAGGAATGGGGTCCGCTCATCGAGACTGACAAAGGCCTGATGCCTTGCCCAGATAGCCGAGGCCAGACGTTCCAGAAGTGGTGCAGGGCCATGAAGCGCGCCGGCTATAAGCTGCAGCATCGCGAGCTTCGGGCCTGCGATTATGGCGCTCCCACCATCCGCAAGCGCCTCTTCGTCATCGCCCGCCGCGATGGCAAACCGATTGTCTGGCCGGTGCCGACGCACGGTGCGCCGACGGATCCCGACGTCATCGCCGGCAGGAAACTGCCTTGGCGTACGGCGGCCGAGATCATCGATTGGTCGCTGCCTTGCCCGTCGATCTTCGACACGTCCGACGAGGTCATGGCGAAGCATGGTCTGCGCGCGATCCGACCGCTTGCCGACGCAACCATGGCCCGCGTCGCCCGCGGAGCGAAGCGCTATGTGCTTGATGCTGCGCGCCCATTCATCGTCAATCTGACACATGGTGTTCGCTCGGAAGACCTCGATAGGCCGTTCAACACGATCACTGGCGCGAACCGTGGCGAAAAGGCCGTCATCTCGCCGTCCATCACCCGCTTCAATAGCGGCGCGACCGGGAGCTCAATGGATGAGCCCGCGCCGACGGTGACCGCCAACAGCTATATCAAGAAGCCTGGCGGCGCTGCGCCCCTCGGCGTCATCGCTCCGAGCCTGTCGGCATTCTATGGCCCGGGCGCGGGCGGGCAAGACCGCTCGGCTAGCGCCGAGGAACCGGTCCGCGTCGTCACGACCGAAAACCGTCACGCTGTCGTCGCGCCGCACCTGATGACGATGCGCAACTCCGGTAAGCCATTCAATGGCGCCGATGAGCCAACCCACACTATCACGGCCGGCGGAGCTGGCTTGTCCGTCGTCGCCCCAGTCCTGACCTATGCTAAGCAGGGCGGCGCGAACCGCTCGGCCGACGAACCGCACCACACCATCACCGCCAGCAAGAAAGACCAGAACTCGGTCATCCTGCCCAGTCTCATGAGCCTGAAGGGCAGCGACCGCAGGGATAGCTCTGTTGACGAGCCTCACCCGACGGTGCTCGCAGGTGGCGGTCATTCGGCTGTCGTTTCTGCCTTCGTCGCCCAGCACAACAACGACAGCCGTCGTATCGGTGGCGTCAATCCGGGTCGCGCTGCAGACGTGCCTATATCGACGGTCACCTCGACAGGCGCGCAGCAGGGCATCGTCTCGGCCTTCGTCTCCCGCCAATTCGGCGCTAGTGTCGGTCATGGTGCTGACGAGCCATCGGCGACTGTCACCGCCGGCGTGAACAAGTCGGCTCTCGTCGCTCCGCATCTGCACGCCTACTACGGTTCCGACCAGGACACGCCCGAGAACGAACCTTTCCACACGCTCACGACGAAGCCACGCTTTAGCCACGTCGAGGCTGCCATCAGCGCGCCGCCGTTCACCGAAGACCAGCATGAGCGAGCTCGCGAGGTCGCCGCTTTCCTGCGATCCCATGGTTTTTGGGACGAGCGCGAATTCGTCACGCTGACCATCGGCGACGCCGAGTTCGTTATTGTCGACATCGGCATGCGGATGCTGGCGCCGCGTGAGCTGTATTCGGCCCAAGGCTTCCCGACGGATTACAAGATCGACGCGGACGCCGATGGCCGGCCGTTCCCTAAGAACGTCCAGGTCTCTTGTGTCGGCAATTCGGTTTCGCCGCCGGTCGCCGCCGCCATCGTCGCTGCGAACTGCCAGCACCTCGTCGAGTATCGCGAGGCCGCCGAATGA